The window TAATAGAACAGGAATTCAACACCTATGTTACCGTTGCATACATTGATTACTTGAAAATAGCGGATCGAAGAGCTGTGATAATAGATACAGATGCAAGAAAAAGCTTTTTCAAAGTCTTGACCAGCGTAAACAAGATAGTTGAAAATGGAGAAATACCAACAGTAAAAACCGGACTGAAAAAGTGTGAAAACTGTGAATATAAGGAACTATGTGATAATAGCTAAAAAAAGGGAATTAAATAAAAAAAGAAAGATAAAGGAATTAAATTAAAACTGGGAAGAACGGCACCATTAAGTAAACTGCAATCAAAACAATCACAGTTAAAATAACAATAGCTCCAAGAGGTACCTTTTTCCATGCGAGTCCACCTGCAATTACCGCTCCAATCAATCCTATGTACCATAAGTTAGGGTCTACAGTCAACACACCAGGGCAAATAAGTGCAGCAAGTGCAGTGTATGGAATCAGATTCAAGAATTTCTCGAATTTTGGAGAGAAATTCAATCTTTCCATAAATATAGCTGGAATTACCCTTGGAATGAAGGTAACAAGTGCACAAAGAATGATTAGTAAAGTAATATTCATTGTTGCACCTCCTTATTACTGCAATTCTCATCACCTGTCTTATAGGCATCCCCTAAAACAGTATCATCATCAACTATATACATTCCAATGAGAGCACCTAAAAGAATAGCTATAATCAATGACCAATTTCCAATGAAAAACTGCAATACAACATTTAAGATAGCGGTTATTACAACTAAAATAGCCAATTCCTTGCTTTCCTTAACTGCAGGAACCAATAGTGCTACGAATAGGGCATATAATGAAATATTGAAACTGTTTGCAACAATTATAGGAAGCACATTCAAGACTATTACACCAATGATTGCTCCAAGGATCCAAGACAGCCATGCAATTCCTGCAAGACCAATATAAGTCCATATGGAAGACTCTTCCATTAGCATAAACATTGCAAAGGCTTCATCAACAGCAAGGTGTGACGAAGGTATTCTAACAGCAAGGGAAGCGTCATCAACCTTGTTGTAAATGCATGTGTTCATTACAAAATATCTGAAATTAAGCACAAATGAAGTCAAGACAATATTGAAAAGAGTTGCCCCTTGTGCCAACATGGTTGCTATCATGATCTGTCCGGCACCCGCATAAATGAGCACAGACATTGAAACTGTCTCAAATGGGGTGAGACCTGCCTTAATAGCTAAAGCAGCATATCCGATTCCCATTGGAATGTATCCAAATGTGATTGGAATACCTAACCTTAAACCATGCACAAACTTTTCCTTTCTAGTAATTCAAAACACATCCATAAAAATGAAATATAATAATAAAATAAGAACTCCTGATAAAAATATCAAAATGGAGTATAGAATAATATTAGTTTAATAGACTAATAAATCTTATGTAAAAAAGAATAAGAAAAAGAATTAGAATTTATTATTGTTTGCTAATCTTTTTACATCAAATACTGCAGTGCTTGCAACTGCCATGACCGCCATTACACCAGCTTGAATTGGATCTGTAACAATCAAATCAGCCTCTTCTGTTACGCTTCCAGGCATATTCAAAGTGATGACAATCAAGTCCTCATGATTCTCCTTTAATTTTCTTACAGTTTCAGTGATCTTACCACCCATCAGGGACCCTGCAAGAACAAGCACACCAACACGAGGCAATCTGTTTACTGCATCAACTGCTTCTGCAATATTCTCTTCGCCAACTAAAGGAATAGTATCCACACTTATACGCTCTCCACGTATATTATGCCTATCTGCTTCTGTAATAGCTCCAACTGCAACTTGAGATACTTGAGCTCCACCACCGAAAATAAGAACCCTTTTACCGAAAATGTCATTTAAGGAACCATGAATTTCAATATCTAAAATAAATTCCTTAGACTCTAAGTCTTCGATTAATTCATCGAGTTTCTCAACATGATCAAGCTCAAGATTCAATGTTCCCACATCATCATTTACATATAGATGAACATAGGATATATTGATTCCATGACTTGAAAGAATATCGGTTATCTCATCGAGAACTCCTTTCTCTTCTTTAGTTGTAATTGTTAAAGAAATACTATTCATAATATTACCTAATAATACTTAAAATATTCAATTATTTAAAGATTATCAAAAATCCGAAAAATTAAAGAACAATTAAAATACTTATTTCAAAAATCTGAAAACACAAGATTGTTGAAAATAGAATTATTAAAACCCTATTTTCAAAACCTAAATGCTAAAAAGGATAATTGAAGATAAAATTTTTTAAAATTTTATATGAGGAAAATATGAAGTTATCTCCAATTAATCCAATTTAGCCTTTAAGGCATCCAATTCAGCATGCGCTTTCTTATATAAGTTTAAATAGCTGTCATGTTCGCTGACAGGAATAACCTTAAGACCTAACTTTTCATACTCTTCAATGTAGGATCCATCGAATACTGGAATCTCAAACTTGATCTCTTCGGGAGTCTCATTTACAATGATCAAATCCCTGTAAGGGAAATCATATTCCACAATATATCCTCCAAGACTCATGATATGATAAGGTCTGATTACAAATTTCATATAAAATCACCACGTTAAAGTTTAGAATAATGCAATGACCATAGCCAAAGCTCCAATTGCAGAAGTCACCAATATTGTAGGATATAATTGCCTGTTGGTGAATATTGGAGAGAATGCACTGACGATTGCCATAATTACCGGAAGCAACAATGATACGATAATGCATACAATGAATTTAAGTGAGAAGAGTTCCGGTGCAACACCTAAGAACAATACACAATACATTAAACCTAAAGTGAATATCAGGAATCCTCTAGTTAAGTAAACAAATGATCTGTATTTTGAAGCAAGTTCCATATATGGCCCTTCAATTACATCAGATTTAGCCTTGATGTAGGAGAATGGGTATTCATTCAATAGAATCATGTATCCAATAAAGAACACTACAGTTCCGATAATACCTGCTAAAGTGAATAGGAACGGTCCGTTAGCTTGCTGATAAGCTACAATGTCAGCTAAGTAAATGCTTTTGGATAATGCTGCAGGTATGAATAAGGCCAAATACAATGGGAATGAACCGAAAATAATCATCCTAAGGGATCTGTTTGAACTGATGTCTTCAATGGATGATACAAGCAATCCTTGTCTTTCAGCACCTTTTGCATGGTCTGGGAACCTTAAGTTAATGCTCATTACTGATTTGGATAAGGAACCCATTAAAACATAAGCGATCTCTTCAACTTTTAAGAATCCAACAATAGCTATTAAGCTAGCGAAAGCCATGAATTGATAATTCTCAGGCATCAATGCCAAGAATACTGAAAGCACTGCAATGAAACATAAGATAGGCATTGCCTTATATAATCCTGGTGCTGGAGAGTTAGGTTTTATGTTCTCCTTAAACAGGAACTTTATTGATGCCCATAGCCCAGGACTTGTAACTGGAGGCCCGATTCTTTGTTGAATCCTTGCTTGAACATATTTCCTTTCAATTCCAGGAATCAAAACACCTATGAACAAAGCTATGATAAGTGTTAGGATAACCTCTAAAATTGAAATAAGTGATATTTCATAAGCCATTTCTCTTTCCTCATAATAATTTTTAATTAACCGTTAAACGTAAATTTGAATAATTTAATTTTAAATGAATATTGGATATCAATTTAGACCCAAATTATAATTAAATCTAATGAATATTGGATTTCAAAATTGATTTATCCAACTTGTTATTGTTTGTATCATAAACCTCTATTGCCCTATCAGAACAAGTAAAGCATGGGTCGCACTGTACAATACATAACTGACCATCAGTGATGTGGTTGTCAATGCATGCGTATTGCATAGCTCCAATATTACTCATTGAAGGAGTCCTAATTATAGAATGACGCACTCTTCCATCTTCAATTGCATAGGAGTGATACAATGTTCCCCTTGGAACTTCAATATAACTCTCAATCAAGCCTGTGTCAACCATTTCCCAAGACCTGTCAGTTATCTTTCCTTCAGGCAAGTCTCTGATAGCTTGACGAATGATCTTGATTGCTTCAAATATTTCAAAGACTCTCATAAGAAGCTGAGCTTTCACATCACATGTGTCTTGAGTAATGATATCGAAGTCAAAGTTTTCATACTCATACATATCTGTTCTCAAGTCTCTTTTAACACCGGTAGCACGTAATGTAGGACCGGTTACCGCTAACTTAAGAGCCTGTTCCTGTGGAATGTAACCTGTGCCAGTAATCCTTGACAATACGATTGAATCATTAACGAACCTTTCTGCAAAGTCTGCAACGTTCTTTTCAACCAAGTCCATTCCATCCAATATCCTGCGGATTCTATTGTCGTCCAATTCACATCTTGGCCTTACACCACCGATGATGGAACAGCCGTATTGGACACGGTTTCCTCCAATCATTCCTAAAAGGTCCATGATGGTTTCCCTAATGTAGAACACTCTCATGGAGAATGTTTCATGAGCCAAGGTTTCGCAACCGTGACCTAAGTACAACAAGTGACTGTGCAATCTTTCAAGCTCTCCAACGATTACACGAATATAAACAGCCCTATCAGGAACTTCAACTCCAAGACCCTTTTCAGCAGTTCTTACAGAGTTCCATGTATGTGAATTGGAACAGATACCACAGATCTTTTCTGTAAGCATATTTGCCTTTTCCACTGGAAGACCTTCCATAATACGCTCAATACCTCTGTGGTTTACACCAATTGTGATTTCCGCATCCTTAATGATCTCATCCTCTACGAAAAATCTAACCCTATAAGGTTCTAAAGCAGCAGGGTGAACTGTACCCATTTGAATCTCAGTTTCTATGATTTCCTGCTTTTTAGCTTTCTTTTCTTCCATTTCATCATCCCTTTAATGAATAAATAAAAATAATCTCTTAAATCCACCTATTAGTCCGCATTCAATAAATGCGGCAAAGATGCAACTACTCCTGCCAATACATCTTGAGGCCTTACAGAACATCCTGGAATCTTAGCA of the Methanobrevibacter ruminantium genome contains:
- a CDS encoding AzlD domain-containing protein → MNITLLIILCALVTFIPRVIPAIFMERLNFSPKFEKFLNLIPYTALAALICPGVLTVDPNLWYIGLIGAVIAGGLAWKKVPLGAIVILTVIVLIAVYLMVPFFPVLI
- a CDS encoding AzlC family ABC transporter permease, producing MHGLRLGIPITFGYIPMGIGYAALAIKAGLTPFETVSMSVLIYAGAGQIMIATMLAQGATLFNIVLTSFVLNFRYFVMNTCIYNKVDDASLAVRIPSSHLAVDEAFAMFMLMEESSIWTYIGLAGIAWLSWILGAIIGVIVLNVLPIIVANSFNISLYALFVALLVPAVKESKELAILVVITAILNVVLQFFIGNWSLIIAILLGALIGMYIVDDDTVLGDAYKTGDENCSNKEVQQ
- a CDS encoding DUF5612 domain-containing protein, giving the protein MNSISLTITTKEEKGVLDEITDILSSHGINISYVHLYVNDDVGTLNLELDHVEKLDELIEDLESKEFILDIEIHGSLNDIFGKRVLIFGGGAQVSQVAVGAITEADRHNIRGERISVDTIPLVGEENIAEAVDAVNRLPRVGVLVLAGSLMGGKITETVRKLKENHEDLIVITLNMPGSVTEEADLIVTDPIQAGVMAVMAVASTAVFDVKRLANNNKF
- the ehbP gene encoding energy-converting hydrogenase B subunit EhbP translates to MKFVIRPYHIMSLGGYIVEYDFPYRDLIIVNETPEEIKFEIPVFDGSYIEEYEKLGLKVIPVSEHDSYLNLYKKAHAELDALKAKLD
- a CDS encoding respiratory chain complex I subunit 1 family protein, translated to MAYEISLISILEVILTLIIALFIGVLIPGIERKYVQARIQQRIGPPVTSPGLWASIKFLFKENIKPNSPAPGLYKAMPILCFIAVLSVFLALMPENYQFMAFASLIAIVGFLKVEEIAYVLMGSLSKSVMSINLRFPDHAKGAERQGLLVSSIEDISSNRSLRMIIFGSFPLYLALFIPAALSKSIYLADIVAYQQANGPFLFTLAGIIGTVVFFIGYMILLNEYPFSYIKAKSDVIEGPYMELASKYRSFVYLTRGFLIFTLGLMYCVLFLGVAPELFSLKFIVCIIVSLLLPVIMAIVSAFSPIFTNRQLYPTILVTSAIGALAMVIALF
- a CDS encoding hydrogenase large subunit; amino-acid sequence: MEEKKAKKQEIIETEIQMGTVHPAALEPYRVRFFVEDEIIKDAEITIGVNHRGIERIMEGLPVEKANMLTEKICGICSNSHTWNSVRTAEKGLGVEVPDRAVYIRVIVGELERLHSHLLYLGHGCETLAHETFSMRVFYIRETIMDLLGMIGGNRVQYGCSIIGGVRPRCELDDNRIRRILDGMDLVEKNVADFAERFVNDSIVLSRITGTGYIPQEQALKLAVTGPTLRATGVKRDLRTDMYEYENFDFDIITQDTCDVKAQLLMRVFEIFEAIKIIRQAIRDLPEGKITDRSWEMVDTGLIESYIEVPRGTLYHSYAIEDGRVRHSIIRTPSMSNIGAMQYACIDNHITDGQLCIVQCDPCFTCSDRAIEVYDTNNNKLDKSILKSNIH